A single genomic interval of Lentimicrobium saccharophilum harbors:
- the hydA gene encoding dihydropyrimidinase gives MQSVLIVNGTLISDESIKQEDILIVDGRIISTGRNLPGLPLETNIIEASGKYIIPGGIDPHVHFALPTPAGPSCDDFRSGSLAAMAGGTTFIMDFVTPAPGQDLIEALAIRRQEAESSLIPYKLHAGITWYDDSIPAQMQRCVEEEGIASFKAYLAYKGSIGIEYHELEKVMHAAAALNAIVLVHCEEGDIILKKQQEFVAAGKTSPLYHALSRPPEAEASAVKKVIDLCRKTGCRTYIVHTSAAESLQYIREAKAEGLPLYCETCPQYLLLDESVYREPLPGSLKYVISPPIRGREDREALWLALRDGTVDVVATDHCPFNTFGQKDRGADNFTLIPNGAGGVEHRLELLYTYGVLSKRISLQQFVKLTSANAAKIFGLFPEKGSLLPGSVADLVLLDPDYTSVISANNGMQQCDSDIYEGMPISGKFTVVKTPSL, from the coding sequence ATGCAGTCGGTGTTAATCGTCAACGGAACCCTGATTTCGGATGAATCCATAAAGCAGGAAGATATCCTGATCGTGGACGGCAGAATTATATCCACCGGCAGAAACCTGCCCGGGCTGCCCCTGGAAACCAACATCATTGAAGCCAGCGGAAAATATATTATTCCGGGTGGCATTGACCCTCATGTTCATTTTGCCTTGCCAACCCCGGCGGGGCCCTCATGCGACGATTTCAGATCAGGAAGCCTGGCCGCAATGGCCGGTGGCACTACTTTCATTATGGATTTTGTAACGCCAGCGCCCGGTCAGGACCTTATTGAAGCCCTGGCAATCAGGCGTCAGGAAGCTGAAAGCAGTCTTATACCATACAAGCTTCATGCAGGCATAACCTGGTACGATGATTCCATACCTGCACAAATGCAACGCTGTGTGGAAGAAGAAGGCATTGCCTCCTTCAAGGCTTACCTGGCTTACAAAGGCAGCATCGGAATAGAGTACCATGAGCTGGAAAAGGTGATGCATGCCGCAGCGGCGCTTAATGCCATTGTGCTGGTGCATTGCGAGGAGGGAGATATTATCCTGAAAAAACAACAGGAATTTGTTGCCGCCGGCAAAACAAGTCCGCTTTATCATGCCCTGTCGCGCCCCCCTGAAGCGGAAGCCAGTGCCGTAAAAAAGGTCATTGACCTCTGCCGCAAAACCGGATGCCGCACGTACATCGTGCATACCTCTGCCGCGGAGTCTCTGCAATATATCCGGGAAGCCAAAGCCGAAGGATTGCCGCTTTATTGCGAAACCTGCCCCCAGTATCTTCTGCTTGACGAAAGCGTTTACCGGGAGCCGCTGCCCGGTTCACTGAAATATGTGATCAGTCCGCCAATCCGTGGCAGGGAGGATCGTGAAGCACTCTGGCTTGCCCTCCGCGATGGCACCGTGGATGTGGTTGCGACGGATCATTGCCCGTTCAATACTTTCGGGCAGAAAGACAGGGGAGCTGACAATTTCACACTTATCCCGAACGGGGCCGGCGGTGTTGAACACCGGCTGGAGCTGCTGTATACCTATGGTGTGCTGTCAAAAAGGATCAGCCTGCAGCAGTTTGTCAAACTGACATCGGCCAACGCGGCAAAAATATTCGGACTCTTCCCCGAAAAAGGATCCCTGCTTCCTGGATCAGTCGCTGATTTAGTGCTGCTTGACCCGGATTATACTTCAGTAATCAGCGCCAATAATGGCATGCAGCAATGTGATTCGGATATTTATGAAGGAATGCCCATCAGCGGGAAATTCACTGTGGTAAAAACACCATCGTTATAA
- a CDS encoding zinc-dependent peptidase: MNSLYFVFLYFLLLMLIQYHGYILFLITGDYFDRYSVKRKFRNNRQSIDTLLNDRFLYYRHLSPPARNRFMARLCKVMGKVSFTGHAGLEVTEEMKICVIFAQIQLTFGMKLFFFERFRRYILYPESFYSRFFNSDLKGLTSGAGFITLSWADFQEGYLVHNDNYNLGLHEMAHALRLELETTRETGLMVQLRSDEMDRRFPEEKELAARGVPGLLREYAYVNDEEFFSVCVEYFFEVPELLKQHKPEIYGLLSRMLNQDPLNRERDYRLSSTA, encoded by the coding sequence ATGAACTCATTGTACTTTGTATTCCTATACTTCCTCCTGCTGATGTTGATACAATATCATGGATATATTTTATTCCTGATCACAGGGGATTATTTTGACCGTTACAGCGTAAAACGGAAGTTCCGCAATAACCGGCAATCGATTGACACCCTGCTGAATGACAGGTTTCTCTACTATCGTCACCTTTCACCTCCGGCGAGAAACCGCTTTATGGCTCGCCTGTGCAAGGTGATGGGAAAGGTTTCATTTACGGGTCATGCAGGGCTCGAAGTCACTGAAGAGATGAAAATCTGTGTGATATTTGCGCAGATTCAGCTTACTTTCGGGATGAAGTTGTTCTTTTTTGAAAGGTTCAGGCGGTATATTCTTTATCCTGAATCCTTTTATTCAAGGTTCTTTAACAGCGATCTGAAGGGATTAACCTCTGGAGCAGGTTTCATTACATTGTCCTGGGCTGATTTTCAGGAAGGCTACCTTGTGCATAACGACAATTACAACCTTGGCCTGCATGAGATGGCCCATGCTTTGCGCCTTGAACTGGAGACTACCCGCGAAACCGGGCTGATGGTGCAGCTGAGGAGCGATGAGATGGACCGTAGGTTTCCGGAAGAAAAGGAGCTGGCGGCAAGAGGTGTCCCCGGCCTGCTCAGGGAGTATGCCTATGTCAATGACGAAGAATTCTTTTCGGTATGTGTGGAATATTTTTTTGAGGTGCCGGAACTGCTGAAGCAACACAAACCTGAAATTTACGGATTGCTCAGCAGAATGCTGAACCAGGATCCTTTGAACCGGGAGCGTGACTACCGGTTATCATCGACAGCCTGA
- a CDS encoding TIGR04133 family radical SAM/SPASM protein has translation MISSLKRVAFRKFRESEVQLHELNYLFWECTTRCNLNCRHCGSDCSQDYSFPDMPVDDFLAAVDTIKERPENFTVVFTGGEPLLRKDLELCGRALRKRGLRWSLVTNGHLYDEQRHISLLNAGLGALTISLDGLEASHNWLRNNDKSFTKVIHAIELAASSGRLSFDVVTCVNQKNISELAQIRDLLVSANVKSWRLFTIIPIGRAAGDQELQLTDNQFAELMDFIALQRKGKQIDVKFSCEGYVGKYEPLVRDSYFFCRAGINIGSVLIDGSISACPNINRSFTQGNIYRDNLYEVWLNKFLPFRNREWTKKGKCASCKDYKDCWGNGFHNWHGDMNDVLVCHKEKIEHATKNQH, from the coding sequence ATGATCTCATCGCTGAAAAGGGTTGCTTTCAGAAAGTTCAGGGAATCGGAAGTACAGTTGCATGAATTGAATTATTTGTTCTGGGAGTGTACCACACGATGCAATTTAAACTGCAGGCACTGCGGCAGCGATTGTTCCCAAGATTATAGTTTTCCCGACATGCCTGTGGATGATTTTCTGGCAGCGGTTGATACAATAAAGGAGAGGCCTGAAAATTTTACCGTGGTTTTTACCGGAGGCGAACCCCTTCTGAGGAAAGACCTTGAGTTGTGCGGCCGTGCGCTGCGTAAAAGAGGATTACGGTGGTCACTGGTCACCAACGGCCACCTTTACGATGAGCAAAGGCATATCTCTTTATTGAATGCAGGTCTTGGCGCGCTGACAATCAGTCTTGACGGTCTTGAAGCATCTCATAACTGGCTGCGGAACAATGATAAGAGTTTTACAAAAGTCATTCATGCCATTGAGCTGGCAGCCTCTTCCGGAAGACTCAGCTTCGACGTTGTAACCTGTGTGAATCAGAAGAACATAAGTGAGTTAGCCCAAATCAGGGATTTGCTTGTTTCAGCAAATGTAAAGTCCTGGAGATTGTTTACCATTATTCCGATAGGGCGGGCCGCCGGCGATCAGGAACTGCAACTGACGGATAATCAGTTTGCTGAACTGATGGATTTTATTGCCTTACAGCGTAAAGGAAAACAGATTGATGTAAAATTCAGTTGTGAAGGATATGTGGGTAAATATGAACCATTGGTCAGGGACAGCTATTTTTTCTGCAGGGCGGGGATCAATATCGGGTCTGTCCTGATTGACGGTTCCATTTCAGCCTGCCCGAATATTAACCGGTCCTTCACACAGGGGAATATTTACCGGGATAATCTTTATGAAGTATGGCTGAATAAGTTTCTGCCCTTCAGAAACCGGGAATGGACGAAAAAAGGGAAATGTGCATCTTGCAAGGATTATAAAGATTGTTGGGGAAATGGATTTCATAACTGGCACGGAGATATGAATGATGTGCTGGTTTGCCATAAGGAGAAAATTGAGCATGCTACAAAAAATCAGCATTGA